In uncultured Bacteroides sp., the following proteins share a genomic window:
- a CDS encoding carboxypeptidase-like regulatory domain-containing protein encodes MKRSINLIILFIFPIITFAQTYSGNVLNEKKEPLGYVNIGVIGKDIGTVSDVSGHYSINIDPLFENDSIRFSYTGYTPVTIKVADFKKQSHLISLKPQVFNLNEVVIKPIRIEEKKLGNNFKVFFQAGFKDNRKGYEMGVLLKIKKRAILHNISIKVSNCGYDSLCFRLNIYKETDKKTFVNVLRDPIYVFRKVPKSRFILNANLSDNKLNDIVVEGNTLVTMEFIKDLGKGGLYLASGMIGAKSYCRKTSQGKWESLPVKLGISVGAEVEK; translated from the coding sequence ATGAAAAGATCTATCAACCTAATTATCTTATTTATTTTTCCCATTATCACATTCGCCCAAACATATTCAGGAAATGTTCTTAATGAGAAAAAGGAGCCTCTGGGATACGTAAATATTGGTGTTATTGGAAAAGACATAGGTACAGTTTCAGATGTCAGTGGACACTACAGTATTAATATTGATCCTCTGTTTGAGAATGATTCCATCCGCTTTTCTTATACTGGATACACCCCTGTTACAATTAAGGTTGCCGATTTCAAAAAGCAATCTCATCTTATCAGCCTAAAGCCGCAAGTCTTTAATCTGAATGAAGTAGTAATAAAACCAATTCGTATAGAAGAAAAGAAGTTAGGTAATAATTTCAAGGTGTTTTTTCAAGCAGGTTTCAAAGATAATAGAAAGGGTTATGAAATGGGAGTTCTATTAAAGATTAAAAAACGGGCTATCTTACATAACATATCTATAAAAGTGTCCAATTGCGGTTATGACAGTCTTTGTTTTCGTCTGAATATTTACAAAGAGACAGACAAAAAGACTTTTGTAAATGTGTTGCGCGATCCAATTTATGTTTTCAGGAAAGTACCCAAAAGTCGATTCATTCTAAATGCAAATTTATCTGATAATAAACTGAACGATATTGTTGTTGAAGGAAACACACTTGTTACAATGGAATTTATTAAGGATTTAGGAAAAGGAGGGTTATATCTGGCATCGGGAATGATAGGAGCAAAATCCTATTGCAGAAAAACAAGTCAGGGAAAATGGGAATCATTACCTGTTAAGTTGGGAATAAGTGTTGGTGCAGAAGTAGAAAAATAA
- a CDS encoding family 20 glycosylhydrolase, which produces MKQHLTITFIFIIALLCNSVNVNAQSGITPKPLYEELQKGIFTIKKKTAVYTNLEGEERTNMLSFLKESSLKISKKGKLGKKNTISLLLVEKSEEFPSPESYQLSITPAKITISATNGAGLFYGVQSLLQLANQNEDSRIIKLPASLIKDTPRFGYRGLHLDVSRHFLSKEFIKKQIDMMAYYKLNRFHWHLVDGAGWRIEIKKYPLLTDSAAWRPYNTWKEWNKNGKLYCTKENPKAKGGYYTQEDIKEVVAYAQSRFITVIPEIEMPGHSEEVLAVYPELSCSGKPYVDSDFCIGNDSTFTFLENVLTEVMELFPSKYIHIGGDEATKKGWKNCPKCQARMSSENLKNVDELQSYMIHRIERFLNDHGRKLLGWDEILQGGLAPDATVMSWRGEQGGIAAAKASHQAIMTPGEFCYFDAYQDDPSSEPKAIGGFLPLKKVYSYNPVPDSLSSEEKKLILGVQANVWAEYIPTPEHMEYMIYPRLLALSEVAWTAPERKSYTDFYERALKAVTFLESRGYNTFHLKDEVGERPVSLVRENHLAVGKKVIYANKYYHNYTAGGDSALVDGYRGGWAYADHRWQGFIGKDLDVTIDLGSSMTVHSINADFMQIIGPGVWMPRNVEIFVSEDGITFTPIKQIDNDVPENKEELVFRDFGWEGNAVARYIHYVAHLNNKGGFIFTDEIIVK; this is translated from the coding sequence ATGAAACAGCATCTAACCATCACCTTTATTTTTATAATTGCGCTACTTTGTAATAGCGTAAATGTAAATGCTCAATCGGGCATCACTCCAAAACCCTTGTATGAAGAACTGCAAAAGGGGATTTTTACAATTAAGAAAAAGACAGCAGTTTATACAAACTTAGAAGGTGAGGAGCGAACAAATATGCTTAGCTTTTTAAAAGAATCTTCTTTAAAGATTTCAAAGAAAGGAAAGCTGGGTAAGAAGAATACAATAAGTTTACTTCTGGTGGAAAAGTCTGAAGAGTTTCCTTCTCCTGAAAGTTATCAGCTTTCTATAACTCCTGCAAAGATTACAATTTCAGCAACGAATGGCGCCGGATTGTTTTATGGTGTTCAGTCGCTTTTGCAATTGGCTAATCAGAATGAGGATTCACGAATTATTAAACTTCCAGCATCACTTATTAAAGATACGCCGCGATTTGGTTATCGCGGATTGCATCTGGATGTTTCTCGTCATTTCCTTTCCAAAGAGTTTATAAAGAAACAGATAGACATGATGGCTTACTACAAACTCAATCGCTTTCACTGGCATCTGGTAGATGGTGCAGGATGGCGTATTGAGATAAAGAAATATCCGTTACTTACTGATAGTGCAGCATGGAGACCTTATAACACCTGGAAAGAATGGAATAAAAATGGCAAACTATATTGTACTAAAGAAAATCCTAAAGCAAAAGGAGGGTACTATACTCAGGAAGATATAAAAGAGGTGGTAGCGTATGCTCAATCTCGTTTCATTACCGTTATTCCCGAAATAGAAATGCCGGGACATTCAGAAGAAGTTTTAGCCGTTTACCCGGAATTATCTTGTTCCGGAAAGCCTTACGTGGACTCAGATTTCTGCATTGGCAACGATAGTACTTTTACATTTCTGGAAAATGTGCTCACAGAGGTGATGGAACTTTTTCCCTCAAAATATATCCATATAGGTGGAGATGAGGCTACAAAGAAAGGATGGAAAAACTGTCCTAAATGTCAGGCTAGGATGTCAAGTGAGAATCTGAAGAATGTAGATGAATTACAAAGTTACATGATTCATCGCATAGAAAGATTCCTTAATGATCACGGACGAAAACTGTTGGGATGGGATGAAATACTTCAGGGAGGTTTGGCTCCCGATGCCACAGTGATGTCCTGGCGAGGAGAACAGGGTGGAATTGCTGCAGCGAAAGCTAGTCATCAAGCCATTATGACTCCCGGTGAATTCTGCTATTTCGATGCTTATCAGGACGATCCATCTTCAGAACCAAAAGCTATAGGCGGATTCCTGCCATTAAAGAAAGTATACTCATATAATCCGGTGCCAGATTCTCTCAGTTCAGAAGAGAAGAAACTTATTCTTGGTGTGCAAGCTAATGTCTGGGCAGAGTATATTCCTACACCTGAACATATGGAGTATATGATTTATCCTCGCTTACTTGCTTTGTCAGAGGTTGCATGGACGGCTCCGGAACGGAAGTCATATACTGATTTTTATGAGCGTGCTCTTAAAGCCGTAACGTTTCTTGAAAGTCGCGGATACAATACTTTTCATTTGAAAGATGAAGTGGGGGAACGTCCTGTAAGTCTGGTCAGGGAAAATCATCTGGCTGTGGGCAAAAAAGTTATTTATGCAAATAAATACTATCATAACTATACAGCGGGAGGAGACTCTGCATTGGTTGATGGTTATAGAGGCGGTTGGGCGTATGCTGATCACCGTTGGCAAGGTTTTATCGGTAAAGATTTGGATGTTACTATTGATTTAGGCTCTTCAATGACTGTTCATTCAATCAATGCAGATTTTATGCAGATCATAGGTCCTGGAGTATGGATGCCTCGCAATGTGGAAATCTTTGTTTCCGAAGACGGCATAACATTTACTCCCATCAAACAGATTGATAATGATGTTCCTGAAAATAAAGAAGAACTTGTTTTTCGTGATTTTGGATGGGAAGGTAATGCTGTAGCGCGTTATATCCACTATGTTGCTCATCTAAACAATAAAGGAGGGTTTATATTTACTGATGAAATTATTGTAAAGTAA
- a CDS encoding GNAT family N-acetyltransferase — translation MDELRIEFYQPSYQKDFVRLNSEWIKTFFHLESSDQAVFNDPKGYILNKGGQIFFAVNEIGKPVGCCALIAHSKPKKYELAKMAVTPRYQGKGVGSLLGEAVLAYARSNGYKKLFLEGNTKMEASIGLYRKLGFKAVPKYGASYKRCNIMMELDL, via the coding sequence ATGGATGAGCTGAGAATAGAATTTTATCAGCCATCTTATCAAAAAGATTTTGTCCGGCTTAATTCTGAATGGATAAAGACTTTCTTTCATTTGGAAAGTTCTGACCAAGCCGTGTTTAACGACCCAAAGGGATACATTCTGAATAAAGGCGGACAAATTTTCTTTGCAGTCAATGAGATTGGAAAACCTGTGGGATGTTGCGCGCTTATTGCACATTCTAAACCGAAGAAATATGAATTGGCAAAGATGGCTGTAACTCCCCGCTATCAAGGCAAAGGCGTAGGGAGCTTATTGGGAGAGGCAGTGTTGGCTTATGCCAGGAGTAACGGTTATAAAAAACTCTTTCTGGAAGGAAATACTAAAATGGAAGCTTCTATCGGTCTTTACCGCAAACTAGGATTTAAAGCGGTTCCTAAGTATGGAGCTTCTTATAAACGTTGTAATATTATGATGGAACTTGATCTATAA
- a CDS encoding response regulator transcription factor, whose amino-acid sequence MREYIIADNQDITKAGILFLLGGLKDVGNISEADNRAELIKELRAYPEAVVILDYTLFDFAGAEELLILTERFPKANWILFSDELSEEFVKRILYSSQQFSFVMKDNSKEEITSALQCAMHKERFICNHISNMLIGKKDTTPVENILTNTEKIILKEIALGKTTKEIAAERNLSFHTINSHRKNIFRKLEVNNVHEATKYAMRAGIVDLAEYYI is encoded by the coding sequence ATGAGAGAGTATATTATTGCAGACAATCAGGACATTACCAAGGCAGGAATACTATTTTTGCTTGGTGGTTTAAAAGATGTTGGCAATATCTCTGAAGCCGACAACCGGGCAGAACTGATTAAAGAGTTGCGCGCATATCCCGAAGCTGTCGTTATTCTGGACTATACGCTGTTCGACTTTGCCGGAGCTGAAGAGTTACTGATCCTTACTGAACGATTCCCAAAAGCAAACTGGATTCTGTTTTCCGATGAGCTTAGTGAAGAGTTTGTGAAACGGATTCTGTACAGTAGTCAGCAGTTCAGCTTTGTAATGAAAGACAATTCTAAAGAAGAAATAACCTCCGCTTTACAATGCGCCATGCATAAAGAAAGGTTTATCTGTAATCACATAAGCAATATGCTTATTGGTAAAAAGGATACTACTCCGGTGGAAAATATACTGACTAATACGGAAAAGATTATTTTAAAAGAAATTGCATTAGGTAAAACTACAAAAGAAATTGCAGCCGAACGTAACCTAAGCTTTCACACAATAAACTCGCACCGGAAAAATATCTTCCGGAAACTGGAAGTCAACAACGTTCACGAAGCAACCAAATACGCCATGAGAGCAGGGATTGTTGATCTGGCGGAATATTATATATAA
- a CDS encoding O-acetylhomoserine aminocarboxypropyltransferase/cysteine synthase, protein MATNNLKFETLQVHAGQEVDKTTHSRAVPIYLTSSYVFEDAQDGADLFGLRKFGNIYTRLMNPTTDVFEKRVAALEGGLSALATSSGQSAQFIALNNILEAGDNFVSTSHLYGGTYNQFKNQFKRLGVTVHFTPNDAPEEFEKLIDDKTKALYLETIGNPDLNIPDFEAIAAVADKHGIPLIVDNTFGAGGAIFRPLEHGASVVVESATKWIGGHGTALGGVIVDSGKFNWGNGKFPVFTEPSDSYHGLIFWDTFGANSPFGNIAFTLRARTEGLRDWGNTISPFNSFLLLQGLESLSLRVERHVSNALALAQWLESRPEVEYVNYPGLESSPYHKLALKYLKRGFGGVLSFKLKGGSKDADSLINNLELISHLANVGDAKTLIIHPATTTHDQLSDADKIASGAVPGLLRLSAGIENIDDIKADLEQALSKL, encoded by the coding sequence ATGGCAACAAATAATTTGAAATTTGAAACATTACAAGTACATGCAGGACAGGAAGTAGACAAAACAACACATTCACGCGCAGTACCTATTTATTTAACAAGTTCTTATGTTTTTGAAGATGCACAGGATGGTGCCGATCTTTTTGGACTACGTAAGTTTGGCAATATATATACCCGGTTAATGAATCCTACTACCGATGTATTCGAAAAAAGAGTGGCAGCCCTTGAGGGCGGACTTTCCGCCTTGGCTACCTCTTCCGGACAATCGGCTCAGTTCATAGCCCTTAATAATATTCTTGAGGCAGGTGATAACTTTGTCTCTACCTCTCATCTATATGGAGGAACGTATAATCAGTTTAAAAATCAGTTCAAACGATTGGGGGTAACGGTTCACTTCACACCAAACGATGCTCCCGAGGAATTTGAAAAGCTGATTGATGACAAAACAAAAGCTCTTTATCTGGAAACAATCGGTAACCCTGATTTGAATATCCCGGATTTTGAAGCCATTGCTGCAGTAGCCGATAAACATGGCATTCCATTGATCGTAGATAATACCTTTGGTGCAGGCGGTGCTATCTTCCGTCCGTTGGAACACGGTGCAAGTGTAGTGGTGGAAAGTGCTACAAAATGGATTGGCGGACATGGAACTGCGCTTGGTGGTGTGATTGTTGATAGCGGTAAGTTTAACTGGGGTAATGGTAAGTTTCCTGTATTTACTGAACCAAGTGACAGTTATCACGGATTGATCTTTTGGGATACCTTTGGTGCCAATAGCCCATTTGGAAATATTGCCTTTACACTTCGTGCACGTACCGAAGGATTGCGTGACTGGGGTAATACAATTTCTCCATTCAACTCATTCTTATTGTTGCAAGGTTTAGAATCTCTTTCTCTGCGTGTGGAACGTCATGTGTCTAATGCACTTGCTTTGGCTCAATGGCTGGAATCTCGCCCTGAAGTGGAATATGTAAATTATCCTGGATTGGAAAGCAGTCCTTATCATAAGCTCGCTTTGAAATATCTGAAAAGAGGCTTTGGTGGTGTTCTCTCATTTAAACTAAAAGGTGGAAGTAAAGATGCCGACAGTTTGATTAATAATCTGGAACTAATCAGCCATCTGGCTAATGTCGGTGATGCCAAAACCTTGATTATTCATCCGGCAACCACTACACATGATCAGCTTTCCGATGCAGATAAAATTGCCTCAGGAGCAGTTCCCGGACTACTTCGCCTTTCAGCCGGTATTGAGAATATTGACGATATAAAGGCTGATCTGGAACAGGCATTAAGTAAACTATAA
- a CDS encoding DUF6377 domain-containing protein encodes MKRFILLIVTFFLSLHFYGSNAVTKENLKELDRLIEKRSSFEDTKKHHILNIKDQLLSKDAGTVKRYELCCELYNEYRSYKYDSAYYYAGQMLYLAQKIQNTNLIADSKIALSFSCMSAGLFKEAADIAYSVNPAQLETDRLVNLYLFLSTLNIDMATYSATEPYNSEYKNKSLQYCKQATVLKIKESPEIATAKIQECQLRGNYPEAIKIARQCLSSEKLDDRNNAIIASTLGFCYLMEKDTTNAICYLTSAAISDIKMVTKETSAIRQLAELLYAKGDLQHAYTYARIALDDANFYNSRFRKIEIGHILPIIEAERFSIIEQQKDKLMFYSILISILGLLFMIATVIIMKQKKKSNLDKKLIFNQNQELLESNKRLKDVHRIKDEYIGYFFTANSTYIEKTEEFQKMVIKKIRNRKFEELIQLADSGDLEKERKGMFALFDQIFLRLFPDFINQYNLLFKEEDRVLHKTDKIQLTPEVRIFALIRLGISNNESIAKFLNLSVSTIKNYKTKVKNRSEVSNDLFEQKIMEIGYEDRDI; translated from the coding sequence ATGAAAAGATTTATTTTACTTATTGTGACATTCTTTTTATCACTGCATTTTTATGGAAGTAATGCAGTTACAAAAGAAAATTTAAAGGAGCTCGACAGATTGATTGAGAAGCGCTCTTCCTTTGAAGATACGAAGAAACATCATATACTTAATATAAAAGATCAATTGCTAAGCAAGGATGCCGGTACAGTAAAACGGTATGAGTTATGTTGTGAACTATATAATGAATATCGCTCATACAAATATGATTCAGCTTATTATTATGCAGGACAAATGCTTTATCTTGCGCAAAAAATACAAAATACCAATTTGATTGCGGACTCAAAGATAGCCTTGTCCTTTAGTTGTATGTCTGCTGGATTGTTTAAGGAGGCTGCCGATATTGCTTATTCAGTTAATCCAGCCCAATTGGAAACAGACAGACTGGTTAATCTTTATCTTTTTCTGTCTACTCTGAATATTGATATGGCTACTTATTCTGCGACTGAGCCTTATAACAGCGAATATAAAAACAAGTCACTACAATATTGCAAACAGGCCACTGTTTTAAAAATAAAAGAGAGTCCTGAAATTGCTACTGCTAAAATTCAGGAATGTCAGCTTCGGGGCAATTATCCTGAAGCTATTAAAATAGCACGGCAATGTCTGTCTTCAGAGAAACTTGACGATCGCAATAATGCAATTATAGCCTCAACTCTTGGTTTCTGTTATTTGATGGAAAAAGATACTACGAATGCTATTTGTTATCTGACATCTGCTGCTATATCGGATATAAAGATGGTTACAAAAGAAACTTCTGCAATTCGCCAGTTAGCAGAACTACTTTATGCAAAAGGAGATCTTCAGCATGCATACACCTACGCAAGAATAGCTCTTGATGATGCCAATTTTTATAATTCCAGATTCCGAAAGATTGAGATTGGGCATATACTTCCGATAATAGAAGCAGAACGATTTAGTATTATTGAGCAACAAAAGGATAAGCTAATGTTTTATTCTATTCTTATATCAATTCTTGGTCTGTTGTTTATGATTGCAACGGTTATAATTATGAAACAAAAGAAGAAATCGAATCTTGATAAGAAACTGATCTTTAATCAAAATCAGGAACTATTAGAGTCTAACAAAAGGTTGAAGGATGTGCATCGAATTAAAGATGAATATATTGGCTATTTCTTCACCGCCAATTCGACATATATTGAGAAAACAGAGGAATTTCAAAAGATGGTTATAAAGAAGATACGTAACCGCAAATTTGAAGAACTTATCCAACTGGCTGATTCAGGAGATTTGGAAAAAGAAAGAAAGGGTATGTTTGCCTTGTTTGACCAAATTTTTCTGAGACTGTTCCCAGATTTCATTAATCAATATAATCTATTATTTAAGGAAGAAGATCGAGTTTTACATAAAACAGATAAAATACAACTAACTCCCGAGGTTCGAATATTCGCTCTCATCCGCCTAGGAATATCAAACAATGAAAGTATAGCTAAATTCTTAAATTTATCTGTATCCACTATTAAGAATTACAAAACAAAAGTAAAGAACCGCTCTGAAGTATCAAATGATTTATTTGAGCAAAAAATAATGGAAATAGGATATGAAGACAGGGATATTTAA
- the mnmA gene encoding tRNA 2-thiouridine(34) synthase MnmA yields the protein MEIATLLSGGVDSSVVVHLLKEQGYDPALFYIKIGMDSDEDLTCTAEEDIEMATFIAKKYGCRFEIIDLQKEYWENVVSYTIDKVRHGFTPNPDVMCNKLIKFGCFEQKCGKDFDKTATGHYASTTEKDGKVYLSTAIDPVKDQTDFLAQIDYLQVSKLMFPLGNMMKSEVRDAAQRAALPTAKRKDSQGICFLGKINYNDFIRRYLGEKEGKIVELETGKIIGTHKGYWFHTIGQRKGLGLGGGPWFVIKKNLEENIIYVSRGYDVETQYGNEFSMHDFHFITDNPWESVKESIDVTFKIRHTPEFIPGKLTHDGNIYKIESSKKLQGIAPGQFGVVYDKDSQICVGSGEILCKD from the coding sequence ATGGAAATAGCAACATTACTCTCAGGAGGTGTAGACAGTTCAGTTGTTGTACACCTTCTAAAGGAACAAGGATATGATCCGGCTTTATTTTATATAAAGATCGGAATGGACAGTGACGAGGATCTTACCTGCACGGCAGAAGAAGACATTGAAATGGCTACTTTTATTGCAAAAAAATACGGATGCCGTTTCGAGATTATTGACTTACAAAAGGAATATTGGGAAAATGTAGTGTCTTATACTATTGATAAGGTGCGCCATGGTTTTACTCCCAATCCGGATGTGATGTGTAATAAACTAATTAAGTTTGGTTGTTTTGAACAGAAATGTGGTAAGGATTTCGATAAGACCGCTACAGGACATTATGCATCTACTACTGAAAAGGATGGAAAGGTTTATCTCTCTACAGCCATTGACCCGGTGAAAGACCAGACCGACTTTCTTGCACAAATTGATTACCTGCAAGTATCTAAACTGATGTTCCCTCTTGGCAATATGATGAAGAGCGAAGTAAGAGATGCTGCGCAGCGTGCCGCACTTCCTACTGCAAAGAGAAAAGACAGTCAGGGAATTTGCTTCCTGGGCAAGATTAACTACAATGACTTTATCCGCCGCTACTTAGGTGAGAAAGAAGGAAAGATTGTGGAACTGGAAACCGGAAAGATCATCGGGACTCACAAGGGATATTGGTTCCACACTATCGGTCAGCGTAAAGGATTAGGTTTAGGAGGCGGACCTTGGTTCGTGATTAAAAAGAATCTGGAAGAGAATATTATATATGTTTCCCGTGGTTATGATGTGGAGACACAATATGGTAACGAGTTCAGCATGCACGATTTCCACTTCATAACAGACAATCCATGGGAATCTGTAAAAGAATCAATTGATGTAACCTTCAAGATTCGTCACACTCCGGAATTCATTCCCGGTAAGCTGACACACGACGGAAACATTTACAAAATAGAATCATCCAAGAAACTGCAAGGCATTGCTCCGGGACAGTTTGGTGTGGTGTATGATAAAGATTCACAGATTTGTGTGGGAAGTGGAGAAATCCTTTGTAAAGACTAA